In a single window of the Olivibacter sp. SDN3 genome:
- the nadA gene encoding quinolinate synthase NadA, producing MEIYTEQLNAKGFIDEAIDPRLDLVEEINRLKREKNAVILAHYYQESEIQDIADYIGDSLGLSQEAAKTDASIIVFAGVHFMAETAKILSPSKKVLLPDLKAGCSLSDSCPPHLFAKFKEQHPDHLVITYVNCTAELKALSDIVCTSSNAVQIVESLPKDQKIIFGPDKNLGDYVKKKTGRDLVLWNGACMVHEIFSQEKIDKLRRKHPEAKFIAHPECEEHLLREADFIGSTTGLLKYTINNEANTFIVATESGIIHQMQKANPSKTFIPAPPNNACACNDCPHMKLNTLEKLYNAMKYELPEIDLSGDVIERARKPIERMLDISAKLGL from the coding sequence ATGGAAATATATACCGAACAACTAAATGCTAAAGGATTTATAGACGAAGCGATTGATCCGAGGTTAGATTTAGTAGAAGAAATTAACAGATTAAAAAGGGAAAAAAATGCAGTAATCCTGGCACATTATTACCAAGAATCTGAAATACAAGATATTGCAGATTATATTGGCGATAGTTTAGGGCTTTCCCAGGAAGCAGCTAAGACTGACGCTTCAATCATAGTATTTGCCGGAGTACATTTCATGGCCGAGACAGCGAAGATATTGTCTCCTTCAAAAAAAGTGCTCTTACCTGATCTGAAAGCAGGTTGTTCATTATCTGATAGCTGTCCACCACATTTATTTGCGAAGTTTAAGGAGCAGCACCCAGATCATCTTGTTATTACCTATGTCAATTGTACAGCCGAACTCAAAGCATTAAGTGACATTGTTTGTACCTCATCTAATGCCGTTCAAATTGTGGAGAGTTTACCTAAGGATCAAAAAATTATTTTTGGACCTGACAAAAATCTCGGCGATTATGTAAAAAAGAAAACGGGGAGAGATCTTGTTTTATGGAACGGTGCTTGTATGGTTCATGAAATTTTTTCTCAGGAAAAGATTGATAAATTAAGAAGGAAGCATCCTGAAGCTAAATTTATCGCTCATCCGGAATGTGAGGAACACTTACTGCGCGAAGCAGATTTTATAGGATCTACTACCGGCTTGCTAAAATATACCATAAACAATGAGGCAAATACTTTTATTGTTGCTACAGAAAGCGGTATCATACATCAGATGCAGAAAGCTAATCCCAGTAAAACCTTTATACCAGCACCTCCTAACAATGCCTGTGCATGTAATGATTGTCCGCATATGAAGCTCAATACGCTTGAGAAATTATATAATGCGATGAAATACGAGCTACCTGAGATCGATTTGTCGGGAGATGTGATCGAACGAGCACGCAAACCCATTGAACGGATGCTGGATATCTCTGCCAAATTAGGTTTATAA
- the nadB gene encoding L-aspartate oxidase gives MTDVDFLVIGSGIAGLSFALKAAEYGKVLIVTKSNEDESNTKYAQGGVAVVVDKSDSFEKHIADTLIAGDGLCDERIVEIVVKEGPERIREIIGYGTNFDEIKEGSYDLAKEGGHSAHRILHYKDVTGFEIERALLEQVHKSSNIKILTHYFAVDLITQHHLGAFVNKHSDDITCYGIYAFNTETNVVEKITSKITVMAAGGAGHIYSSTTNPVIATGDGIAMVYRAKGKVRNMEFIQFHPTSLYNPGEYPSFLISEALRGFGAVLRRKSGEEFMQEYDERGSLAPRDIVARAIDNEMKKSGDDFVYLDITHKNRAELLSHFPNIYAKCLSVGIDLTRDYIPVTPAAHYLCGGILVDEYGQSSIKNLYACGECSSTGLHGANRLASNSLLEALIFAHRIFRHAVDKFVAITMPASIPDWDDTDTHLSNEDILVTHNLRETQKIMSDYVGIVRSDFRLERAMRRLKLLYEETEEFYKNTKLSVKLCELRNIIQVSYIVIKSAMERKESRGLHYTTDYPIHAERIDDTIF, from the coding sequence ATGACGGATGTTGATTTCTTGGTGATAGGTTCTGGTATTGCAGGCCTAAGTTTTGCTCTTAAGGCTGCTGAATATGGTAAGGTTCTGATAGTTACAAAATCAAATGAAGATGAATCAAACACAAAGTATGCACAAGGTGGTGTAGCAGTAGTTGTGGATAAGTCTGATAGCTTTGAGAAGCATATAGCTGATACTCTGATAGCTGGAGATGGATTGTGTGATGAACGAATTGTGGAAATCGTTGTAAAGGAAGGACCAGAGAGAATTAGGGAAATTATTGGGTACGGTACGAATTTCGACGAGATAAAGGAAGGAAGTTATGATCTCGCCAAAGAGGGTGGCCACTCTGCCCATAGAATATTACATTATAAGGATGTTACGGGGTTTGAAATAGAGCGCGCATTGTTAGAGCAGGTACATAAATCTTCCAACATAAAGATATTAACTCATTATTTTGCGGTGGATTTGATTACTCAACATCATCTGGGAGCTTTTGTTAATAAGCATAGTGACGATATTACCTGCTACGGTATTTATGCATTTAATACGGAAACGAATGTAGTGGAGAAGATTACCAGTAAGATTACCGTAATGGCTGCAGGTGGTGCTGGACATATTTATTCATCAACTACAAATCCGGTGATTGCTACAGGTGATGGTATTGCTATGGTATACCGTGCTAAAGGAAAGGTTAGGAATATGGAGTTTATTCAGTTTCATCCTACCTCTTTATATAATCCAGGTGAATATCCCTCGTTCTTAATATCAGAGGCACTACGGGGTTTTGGCGCAGTGCTAAGGAGAAAATCCGGTGAGGAGTTTATGCAGGAGTATGATGAAAGAGGCTCGTTGGCACCTCGGGATATTGTGGCGAGGGCAATTGATAATGAAATGAAGAAATCGGGTGATGATTTTGTTTACCTGGATATTACGCATAAGAACCGAGCGGAGCTTTTAAGTCATTTTCCTAATATTTATGCAAAATGCTTAAGCGTAGGAATAGATCTTACTCGTGATTATATACCGGTGACACCCGCCGCGCATTATCTCTGTGGAGGTATCTTAGTTGATGAATATGGGCAATCGTCTATTAAAAATCTTTACGCGTGTGGTGAATGCTCTTCAACGGGTTTGCACGGTGCTAATAGGTTGGCATCCAACTCATTACTTGAAGCTTTGATCTTCGCTCATCGGATTTTTAGACATGCTGTGGATAAATTTGTTGCTATTACTATGCCTGCTAGCATACCTGATTGGGATGATACCGACACACATTTGTCTAATGAAGATATTTTAGTTACCCATAACTTACGGGAAACTCAAAAAATAATGAGCGATTATGTAGGTATCGTGCGTTCTGATTTTCGTTTGGAACGGGCGATGAGGCGACTTAAATTGTTATATGAAGAAACAGAGGAGTTTTATAAAAATACCAAGTTATCGGTAAAACTTTGTGAATTACGTAATATCATTCAGGTTTCTTACATTGTTATTAAGTCTGCAATGGAAAGAAAGGAGAGTCGGGGATTGCATTATACAACTGATTACCCTATTCACGCGGAACGAATCGACGATACTATATTTTAA
- a CDS encoding gamma carbonic anhydrase family protein — MALIKSVLGKTPVIAEDCFLTENATIVGDVSIGKSCSIWFHAVIRGDVNYIRIGNYTNIQDGVVIHGTYKRNGTDIGNYVNIGHNALVHGCVLKDHCLVGMGSIVMDRAVVEEYVIIAAGAVVLENMVCESGYLYAGIPAKKIKPINEEQRLMLDKLPHNYVMYASWFEDN, encoded by the coding sequence ATGGCCTTGATTAAGTCGGTATTAGGTAAGACACCAGTAATTGCAGAGGATTGTTTTTTAACGGAAAATGCAACCATTGTTGGCGATGTTAGCATCGGAAAATCATGTTCTATTTGGTTTCATGCGGTGATACGAGGAGATGTTAATTACATAAGGATTGGTAATTATACGAACATTCAGGACGGTGTAGTTATACATGGTACTTATAAACGAAACGGCACTGATATAGGTAATTATGTGAATATAGGGCATAATGCTTTGGTACACGGTTGCGTATTAAAAGACCATTGTCTGGTAGGGATGGGTTCCATAGTGATGGACCGAGCGGTTGTTGAGGAGTATGTAATAATTGCTGCTGGTGCGGTAGTACTGGAGAATATGGTGTGTGAAAGTGGTTATTTATATGCTGGTATCCCCGCGAAGAAGATTAAACCTATTAATGAAGAGCAAAGACTTATGTTAGATAAGTTACCGCACAATTATGTTATGTATGCATCCTGGTTTGAAGATAATTAA
- the thiL gene encoding thiamine-phosphate kinase, with protein MFDNKENTSLDKLGEFGLIDLITKSVEIKEPSTVKGIGDDAAVINHTDKRVLVSTDLLLEGIHFDLRYVPLKHLGYKAVQVNLSDIYAMNGIATQITFSIGLSSKFPLEAVEEIYAGAILACKKYHVDLIGGDTSASKQGLVISVTSLGHALAEDITYRNGAQEGDLICVSGDLGGAYVGLQLLEREKQIFLENPNIQPDLEGKDYIVERQLKPEARLDIVKLLQDIAVRPTAMIDISDGLASDILHICKQSNKGCKLYEDKIPIDQMTYDTAREFGLDPTVCALNGGEDYELLFTIKQADYDKIKGDVDITVIGHITAESEGHHLITKAGNMHQIKAQGWNAFG; from the coding sequence ATGTTTGATAATAAGGAGAATACAAGCTTAGATAAACTAGGTGAATTTGGTTTAATAGATTTAATAACAAAATCTGTAGAAATAAAAGAACCATCAACTGTTAAGGGAATTGGTGATGATGCGGCGGTTATTAACCATACTGATAAACGGGTACTGGTATCTACTGACTTGCTACTGGAGGGTATACATTTTGATCTACGTTATGTACCACTTAAACATTTGGGTTACAAGGCTGTGCAGGTAAATTTAAGCGATATCTATGCTATGAATGGTATAGCTACTCAAATAACTTTTTCAATAGGGTTATCAAGTAAATTTCCGCTGGAGGCCGTTGAGGAAATTTATGCCGGAGCTATATTGGCCTGTAAAAAATATCATGTGGATTTAATTGGTGGTGATACTTCTGCTTCTAAGCAGGGATTAGTGATTAGTGTAACCAGTTTAGGCCATGCGCTTGCAGAGGACATTACCTATAGAAATGGTGCCCAAGAAGGTGATCTTATTTGTGTTTCTGGAGATTTAGGAGGTGCGTATGTGGGGCTGCAATTGTTGGAAAGGGAAAAACAGATATTTTTAGAGAATCCAAATATACAACCTGATTTAGAGGGGAAGGATTATATTGTAGAACGTCAATTAAAACCCGAGGCTCGCTTAGATATCGTAAAATTGTTGCAAGACATTGCTGTACGACCAACCGCTATGATCGATATTTCGGATGGGTTAGCTTCAGATATTTTACACATCTGTAAACAATCAAATAAGGGCTGCAAGTTGTATGAAGATAAAATTCCCATTGATCAGATGACCTATGATACGGCACGAGAGTTCGGATTAGACCCAACGGTTTGCGCTTTAAATGGCGGGGAAGATTATGAGTTATTGTTCACTATAAAACAAGCAGATTACGATAAAATAAAGGGCGACGTAGATATCACGGTTATCGGGCATATTACAGCAGAGTCAGAGGGGCATCACTTGATTACGAAAGCCGGAAATATGCACCAAATCAAAGCGCAGGGATGGAATGCTTTTGGTTAA
- a CDS encoding n-acetylglutamate synthase, with product MINYHNRRFRPVANTENGETTGDTIFHYKQVGNMLTAEYKSVNILSGHLMAIVTEEGVLNMVYHQINKDYQLRTGKCISKPELLPSGKLRLHESWEWTNGDLSSGQSILEEI from the coding sequence ATGATAAATTACCATAATAGACGTTTTAGACCTGTTGCTAATACCGAGAACGGGGAAACCACGGGAGATACTATTTTTCACTATAAACAAGTAGGTAATATGTTAACCGCCGAATATAAAAGCGTAAATATTCTATCCGGTCATTTAATGGCCATTGTTACTGAAGAGGGTGTATTGAATATGGTTTATCATCAAATAAATAAAGACTATCAACTAAGAACGGGTAAATGTATATCCAAACCAGAGTTACTCCCTTCCGGAAAATTAAGATTGCATGAAAGCTGGGAATGGACAAATGGCGACTTAAGTTCTGGCCAATCTATCCTTGAAGAAATATAA
- a CDS encoding DNA recombination protein RmuC, with protein sequence MENLLIVILLIALIFILYYFTKRTNQSLNDIPSQQDHEQRDELLIKLAKAEQKADSYRTENERLIQELRAEREKVASAERTMESMNAYFESQKDKIEEQKVEMANIKSQLNKEFELIANKILDEKTTKFSETNHKTINQLLDPLKENIKTFEEKVEKTYNHEAAERNSLRGVVIQLMEQSKLIKNEATNLAKALKGDQKKQGNWGEVILERVLERSGLTKDSEYRLQVSYNNEDGKRLQPDAIIDLPEDKHLVVDAKVSLVAYERWINAENDEEKEMFAKQHVTSVKNHVTELSRKNYQDLYKITSPDFVLLFMPIESAFSMSVTYDTELFSEAWDKRVVIVSPSTLLATLRTIASIWKQERQTRNVLEIAREAGALYDKFVGFTADMDKIDRQITLLARTHEDARKKLETGKGSVISKVEKLKKLGAKTSKQIDINLFDEEEFTED encoded by the coding sequence ATGGAAAACCTATTGATTGTTATCTTACTCATTGCTTTGATATTCATCTTATACTATTTTACCAAACGTACCAATCAATCGCTCAACGATATTCCATCACAACAAGATCATGAACAACGGGATGAATTACTTATAAAACTGGCGAAAGCAGAACAGAAGGCAGATAGCTACCGTACGGAAAACGAACGTCTAATACAAGAATTGCGCGCCGAACGCGAAAAAGTTGCCAGCGCCGAGCGTACGATGGAAAGTATGAACGCTTACTTTGAATCGCAAAAGGATAAAATAGAAGAGCAAAAAGTGGAAATGGCCAATATAAAAAGTCAACTCAATAAAGAATTCGAATTGATTGCTAATAAAATATTAGACGAAAAGACAACCAAGTTTTCAGAAACGAACCATAAAACTATCAACCAGCTACTCGATCCTCTAAAAGAGAATATAAAAACTTTCGAAGAAAAGGTGGAGAAAACGTATAACCATGAAGCTGCTGAACGCAATTCCTTAAGGGGCGTTGTTATCCAGTTGATGGAGCAGAGTAAACTAATAAAAAATGAGGCTACCAACTTAGCCAAAGCACTTAAAGGAGATCAAAAGAAACAGGGTAATTGGGGAGAAGTTATATTAGAGCGTGTACTGGAAAGATCTGGTTTGACTAAAGATAGTGAATACCGATTACAGGTAAGTTATAATAATGAAGATGGTAAAAGATTACAGCCTGACGCCATTATTGATCTACCGGAAGATAAACACCTAGTGGTTGATGCTAAAGTATCTTTGGTAGCGTACGAAAGATGGATAAATGCCGAAAATGATGAAGAAAAAGAGATGTTTGCTAAACAACACGTAACTTCTGTTAAAAATCATGTGACCGAACTTTCCCGTAAGAATTACCAAGATCTTTATAAAATAACATCGCCAGATTTTGTTTTGCTTTTTATGCCTATCGAGTCAGCATTCAGTATGTCCGTTACATATGATACGGAGCTTTTTAGTGAGGCATGGGATAAAAGGGTTGTTATTGTGAGCCCCTCTACCTTATTAGCTACTCTTCGTACCATTGCAAGCATTTGGAAGCAGGAAAGACAAACACGTAATGTACTGGAAATAGCTCGTGAGGCCGGCGCTTTATACGATAAGTTTGTAGGTTTTACAGCAGATATGGATAAAATAGATAGACAAATTACTTTATTAGCCAGAACCCATGAAGACGCCCGTAAAAAGCTTGAAACCGGTAAAGGAAGTGTGATATCTAAAGTAGAAAAACTTAAAAAGCTGGGAGCTAAAACAAGTAAACAGATTGATATCAATTTATTTGATGAAGAAGAATTTACAGAGGATTAA